The sequence below is a genomic window from Stigmatella aurantiaca.
AAGAGGTGCGGGAGGTGCTGAAGCGGCTGGCGGGGGACGGGATGCCGGTGTGCGTGGACAGCCGCTACACGCTGGCGGCCTTCACGGGCGTCACGGTCTGCAAGCCGAACGAGCCCGAGCTGGAGGTGTTCACGGGCAGGCCGCTGCGGACGGAGTCGGACCTGAGGGAAGCGGGGCACGCGGCGCTCAAGCGGCTGGGGTGCAAGGCGCTGCTGGTGACGCGGGGGCGGCACGGGATGGCGCTCTTCGACGAGACGGGAGGGGTGGACCTGATTCCGGTGCACGGGGCGAAGGAGGCGGTGGACGTCACGGGGGCGGGCGACACGGTGATTGCGACCTTCTCGCTGGCGGTGGCGGCGGGGGCGAGCTTTGGCGAGGCGGCAAGGCTGGCCAACGTGGCGGGCTCGCTGGTGGTGCAGAAGCAGGGCACGGCAACGGTGTCCCGGGACGAGCTGCTCGGGGAACTGCGAGGCGCGAAATGAGCACGCTGGAGAAGCTCCAGACCCTGGCCCAGGTGGCGGAGGATCGGGAGCGGTGGCGGGCGGAGGGCAAGACGGTGGCCCTGGCCAACGGCATCTTCGATCTCCTGCACGTGGGGCACGTGCGGTACCTGCAGGGGGCGCGGGAGCTGGCGGATGTGCTGGTGGTGGCGGTGAACTCGGACGCCTCCACGCGGGCCTATAAAGGACCCGGGCGGCCCTACATCCCGGAGGCCGAGCGGGCGGAACTGGTGGCGGCGCTGGACTGCACCACCCGGGTCCTCCTCTTCGATGAGCCAAACGTGAGGCCCATCATCCGGGCGCTGAAGCCGGACGTGCACGTGAAGGGCACGGACTACACGCCGGACACCATTCCCGAGGCGGACGAAGTGCGGGCCTACGGGGGCCGCACCGCGGTCGCGGGAGACCCGAAGAACCACAGCACGACGGAGATTGCCCGGCGCACGGGCCGGGAGGGCGGCAAGGGCTAGGCAGCCGGCTCCTGGAGCCCCACGGAGAAGGAGCGGGCCTCCTCGAAGACGCGAGCCTCGAGGCCCGCGCTCGAATGGATCTCCGAGGTGAGGTCCACCATCCGGTGCGGAGGGGCGGGATGGCCCCAGCGCTCCATGTCCATGCGGAGGAAGAGCCCCAAGGTGGGCGCCCCCACGGCCACGGAGAGGTGCATCGGCCCGGTGTTGTTGGTCACGGTGAGCCCCGCGGCCCGCATGAGGGCGGCCAACTCATCCAGGTTCGTGGCGGGAGCCACGAGGGCGCCCGGAGCCCCCTTCGCCACGGTCTGGGCGAGGGCCTCCTCTCCAGGACCCCAGGCAATGATGGGCTGGCGGCCGGTGGCGAGCAGGGCCCGGGCGGCGGCGGCGAAGGC
It includes:
- a CDS encoding adenylyltransferase/cytidyltransferase family protein, which encodes MSTLEKLQTLAQVAEDRERWRAEGKTVALANGIFDLLHVGHVRYLQGARELADVLVVAVNSDASTRAYKGPGRPYIPEAERAELVAALDCTTRVLLFDEPNVRPIIRALKPDVHVKGTDYTPDTIPEADEVRAYGGRTAVAGDPKNHSTTEIARRTGREGGKG